From a single Lolium rigidum isolate FL_2022 chromosome 7, APGP_CSIRO_Lrig_0.1, whole genome shotgun sequence genomic region:
- the LOC124677766 gene encoding pathogenesis-related protein 1A-like, with amino-acid sequence MSPFACLAAFSLALASLSSPAAAMSIPSHNHGAAVEAPVVPSWKQFLQVQNDARGAVGVQPLTWNWTIELDAMRYANELRVPCSLSPIAWPTDGVYGRNLYRAGGHHNAAHAAAAWVDERRWYDRRANACAQGKTCGDYTQVVWNTTTHVGCARRTCKNGLDTVAVCNYFPPGNYVGVAPY; translated from the coding sequence ATGTCTCCTTTCGCCTGCCTCGCCGCCTTCTCCCTCGCACTGGCCTCGCTGTCATCGCCGGCTGCAGCCATGAGCATCCCCAGCCATAACCATGGCGCCGCCGTCGAGGCACCCGTCGTGCCCTCGTGGAAGCAGTTCCTGCAGGTGCAGAACGACGCCCGGGGCGCGGTCGGCGTGCAGCCGCTGACATGGAACTGGACGATCGAGCTGGACGCCATGAGGTACGCGAACGAGCTCCGGGTCCCCTGCAGCCTGTCGCCGATAGCGTGGCCCACCGACGGGGTCTACGGGCGGAACCTCTACCGGGCCGGCGGGCACCACAACGcggcgcacgcggcggcggcgtgggtggACGAGCGGCGGTGGTACGACCGCCGCGCCAACGCCTGCGCGCAGGGCAAGACGTGCGGGGACTACACGCAGGTGGTGTGGAACACCACCACGCacgtcggctgcgcccgccggacATGCAAGAACGGCCTCGACACCGTCGCCGTCTGCAACTACTTCCCTCCCGGAAACTATGTCGGCGTGGCGCCCTACTGA
- the LOC124676401 gene encoding pathogenesis-related protein PRMS-like, translated as MDSRRMTIHMMSYLAILLLLALLAPPSMPAPDTDDGRRARSAAIVADILSAHNTARRAVGVAPLTWSTGIAELAKRYAGSRRADCQPRRSSLFNFGENAVVGKGCRWNASALVAQWVDEGRLYDRATASCAAPAGLSGCARYTQVVWRNTTQLGCGKIVCDSGDTLLVCDYFPPGNYGTGPAY; from the coding sequence ATGGACAGCAGGAGGATGACTATTCACATGATGTCCTACCTCGCCATCTTATTACTCCTGGCATTACTGGCTCCACCGTCCATGCCCGCCCCGGACACCGACGACGGCCGCCGTGCGCgctccgccgccatcgtcgcTGACATTCTGTCGGCGCACAACACGGCGCGGCGAGCGGTCGGGGTGGCGCCCCTGACGTGGAGCACGGGGATCGCCGAGCTCGCCAAGCGCTACGCCGGCTCCCGCCGCGCTGACTGCCAGCCGCGGCGCTCGTCGCTGTTCAACTTCGGCGAGAACGCGGTGGTGGGGAAGGGGTGTCGCTGGAACGCCTCGGCGCTGGTCGCGCAGTGGGTGGACGAGGGGCGGCTGTACGACCGCGCCACGGCCTCGTGCGCGGCGCCGGCGGGGCTGTCCGGGTGCGCGAGGTACACGCAGGTGGTGTGGCGGAACACGACGCAGCTCGGCTGCGGTAAGATCGTCTGCGACTCCGGCGACACGCTACTCGTCTGCGACTACTTCCCGCCGGGCAACTACGGCACTGGCCCGGCATACTGA